The Paraburkholderia sp. FT54 sequence CAGGCCATCGTGCTTGCCGTTCCCATCACCGAACAGGTCCCGACCGTCGCGACGAGCTGATTGTTGACCGCTTCGATCTCGGCTTCGTCGATCTGGTCGCCGCGAAAACTCGCCCAGAAACGACGGCAGTCCGTGCACGCCCCCACCCGTTCACCGCGATGCGAGCCGGTGAGCATGGCACCCGTCACCAGTTGAATAGCGGGAACGCCCGCTGCCGCCGCACCCATCAACTGGGCCGGCACGGTTTTGTCGCAGCCGCCGATCAGCACCACTGCGTCCATCGGCTGGGCCCGGATCATCTCCTCCGTGTCCATCGACATCAGATTGCGCAGATACATGCTGGTCGGATGCGAAAAACTCTCGGCGATCGAAATGGTCGGGAATTCGACAGGCAGCCCGCCAGCCAGCATCACGCCGCGTTTTACGGCCTCGATCAACTGCGGCGCGTTGCCGTGGCACGGGTTGTAGGCACTGCCCGTGTTCGCAATGGCCACGATGGGACGCGACAACGCGTCGTCGGTATAGCCCGCGCCCTTGATGAACGCCTTGCGCAGAAAAAGCGAGAAACCTTCATCGCCGTAGTTCGTCAGGCCCTGCCGCAAGCCGCTTTTCTTCTCGCTCATGGTTGCTCCTAAATCTTCGATGAGATTATCAATAATCTTGACGAGGATGTTACCGATACTTATAGTCTGTCCGCAAGCGATTCTTTTTTTGTTGCGGTCGGTGCCGCATTTCCTCTCTTCAGCAGCCTTCCGCCGAGGTCTTCATGAAGCATGTCGTGGCCTATCGTTCATTGCCTCCAGCCGTGCTGGGGCTTCTTCGCGAGCACTGTTCCGTCAAGCTGGTCGACGTTTCGTCCGGCGACCTCGCGCCGTTCAGGCACGCCTTGGGCGCGGCTCACGGAATGGTCGGCAACAATCTCAAGATAACGCCTGAGATCCTCGATGCCGCGCCTTTGCTCGAAGTCGCGTCCACCATTTCGGCCGGCTTCGACGCGTTCGATGTCCCCGAACTCTCGCGCCGCGGCATCGTTTTGACGAATACGCCGGAAGAAGTCACCGAAACCACTGCCGATCTCGTGTTCAGCCTGATCCTCGCGACCGCCCGGCGCATTTCGGAACTTGCAGCCTGGACGCGGCGCGGCCAGTGGACGCGCACTATCGGCGAGGCGCAATTCGGTGTCGACGTGCACCACAAAACGCTGGGAATCGTCGGGCTTGGGCGCATTGGCAGCGCGGTTGCGAGGCGCGCCGCGCTCGGCTTCGGCATGGACGTGATCTATTCCAACCGCTCCCGCAACCCCGAAGCAGAGGAGCGCTACGGCGCGCAATGGCGGCCGCTTCCCGAACTGCTCGCGACTGCGGATTTCGTTTGCGTGCTGGTGCCGCTATCGCCCGCCACCGAGCGACTGATCGGCAGCGCCGAGCTCGGGACCATGAAGCCGTCGGCCATCCTCATCAACTGTGCTCGCGGACAGGTCGTCGACGAAGCCGCCCTCATCGAACATCTTCGTGACGGCCGCATCCGCGGCGCCGGTCTCGATGTATTCGAACGCGAACCGGTGTCGCCGGACTCGCCGCTGCTGCAGTTACCGAACGTGGTAGCGGTGCCGCATATCGGCTCCGCTACGCAACAGACGCGCGAAAACATGGCCATGCGCGCGGTACGCAATCTCATCGACGCACTCGACGGCCAGCTCTCGTCGACCTGTGTCAATCCCGAAGCGCTCCACGCCCGCACGTCTGCGCAACAGATCGCAGGCTGAATGGCGCGAAACACGCTCACCTCAATCAAAAGGAACACGCGATGACTTCAGTCAACCGGCCCCGCGGCGTTTACTCGCCCGTGGTCACGCCGTTCACAAGAGACCTTCTTCCGGATCACGAACGCTATGTCCGTCACTGCCGATGGCTTATCGAACAGGACGTCGGACTCGCGGTTTTCGGCACCAATTCGGAAGCGAATTCGCTCGCCGTCAGCGAGAAAATGAAGCTGCTCGAAACGTTGGTTGGCGCGGACATTCCGCTCGATCGTCTGATGCCGGGCACCGGCTGCTCGGCGCTCACCGACACGGTCGAACTGACACGCCATGCGCTTTCGTTGGGGGTGAACCATGTGCTGACTCTACCGCCGTTCTACTACAAGGGCGTCACCGACGAAGGTTTGTTCCGCAGCTATGCGCAGATCATCGAACGCGTGGGTTCCGACGCACTGCGCATTTACCTGTATCACATCCCGCCCGTGTCCCAGGTGCCGCTCAGCCTCGCGCTCATCGAGCGGCTGCTCGCCGCTTTCCCGGGCGTGATCGCCGGCGTGAAGGACAGTTCGGGCGACTGGAGCAACACCCAGGCCATGCTCGAGCGCTTCCAGCCGCATGGCTTCGATGTGTTCGCCGGCAGCGAAACGTTCCTGCTCGCCACGATGCGGTCCGGCGGTGTCGGCTGCATTACGGCGACCGGGAACGTCAATCCGGCGGCTATCGTGCAGTTGTATCGCCACTGGCAATCAGCCGACGCCGATGCCCGTCAGGCAGCACTGGATGCCACGCGCGCGGTGTTCGCCAGGTTCCCGATGATTCCTGCGCTCAAGGCAGCGATCGGTGTGTATTCGAACGATCCCGACTGGGGCGTCGTCCGCCCTCCTCTCGTCGATCTGACGCCAGTGCAGTGCGACGCGCTCGCCGCCGCACTCGGCGAGATCGGCTTCTCGATGCCAGGTGTCGAAGTCACGGCGTGATCGCCTGAAGAAGCGCCCGCCGGTTGCATGCGCAACCGGTGGTCTTTTCAGCTATTCATTGCTTCGGCTTCACGCCCACTCGTCCAGCGCGTATTCGTTTAGCGCGGCTTCATCGAAGTCGAATCCGAGGCCTGGACGAGTCGGCACGGTCAGCTTGCCGTCCGCGAACGACAGTTGCGTATCCACCAGCCGACGGAAATTCAGCACCTGATCGTCGGGAAAGAATTCGACATAGCGCGCATTGCTCGTCGACGCCACCAGATGCACATGCAGATCGTGGAACCAGTGCGGGCACATCGTCACACCCACGGCCGCGGCCGACGCCGCAATCCGCCGCCATTCGCTGATCCCGCCGCATACCGCCGCATCCGACTGAAGGATCGCGGCCGCGCGCTTGTCGAGCAGCGCCTGATGCCGCCAGCGCCCCGCTTCAATCTCACCGGTCGCAACGGTCACCGGCGTGCGCCGGCTCAGTTGCGCATGGCTGTCGATGTCGTCCGGACCGAACGGCTCTTCGATCCAGTACGGATTGAACGGCTCGTACCGGCGCATATATTCGAGCGCGGTCGGCACGTCGGACCAGGCGTTGTTGGCATCGAGCATCAGCAGCACGTCGTCGCCGATCGCTTCTCGTGCGGCCTTGATCCGCGCTTCCTCGCTGTGCGGATCGAGCCGCCCCACTTTCATCTTCACGGCGCGAAACCCCTGCGCCACGTAGCCCGCCAGTTCTTCGCCGAGATGCTCGGGCGTCTTGCCTTCGAGGTAGTAACCACCGCTCGCATAGGCCGGCACGGCGGCACTCCATGTGCCGCCGAGATAGCGGCTCAACGGCAGACCCGCAGCGCGCGCATTGCGGTCCCACAAGGCGATGTCGATGATGGACAGCGCCCGCATGACCGAACCCGCACGCCCTTGCAGCAGCGACTCGTCGTACATGGCGGACCACGCGCCTTCGACGTCGAGCGCGGAGCGCCCGCGCAACAGCGGCGCAAACAATTCGCGCACGGCATAG is a genomic window containing:
- a CDS encoding D-glycerate dehydrogenase; translated protein: MKHVVAYRSLPPAVLGLLREHCSVKLVDVSSGDLAPFRHALGAAHGMVGNNLKITPEILDAAPLLEVASTISAGFDAFDVPELSRRGIVLTNTPEEVTETTADLVFSLILATARRISELAAWTRRGQWTRTIGEAQFGVDVHHKTLGIVGLGRIGSAVARRAALGFGMDVIYSNRSRNPEAEERYGAQWRPLPELLATADFVCVLVPLSPATERLIGSAELGTMKPSAILINCARGQVVDEAALIEHLRDGRIRGAGLDVFEREPVSPDSPLLQLPNVVAVPHIGSATQQTRENMAMRAVRNLIDALDGQLSSTCVNPEALHARTSAQQIAG
- a CDS encoding dihydrodipicolinate synthase family protein, with product MTSVNRPRGVYSPVVTPFTRDLLPDHERYVRHCRWLIEQDVGLAVFGTNSEANSLAVSEKMKLLETLVGADIPLDRLMPGTGCSALTDTVELTRHALSLGVNHVLTLPPFYYKGVTDEGLFRSYAQIIERVGSDALRIYLYHIPPVSQVPLSLALIERLLAAFPGVIAGVKDSSGDWSNTQAMLERFQPHGFDVFAGSETFLLATMRSGGVGCITATGNVNPAAIVQLYRHWQSADADARQAALDATRAVFARFPMIPALKAAIGVYSNDPDWGVVRPPLVDLTPVQCDALAAALGEIGFSMPGVEVTA
- a CDS encoding mandelate racemase/muconate lactonizing enzyme family protein, which produces MKHVNVEPERTDYQTRSRIVSVEARTIRVPLDRHTAFSTRLVTARDYTVVRVTTADDHYGIGFCYGGNRAGMLVTYAVRELFAPLLRGRSALDVEGAWSAMYDESLLQGRAGSVMRALSIIDIALWDRNARAAGLPLSRYLGGTWSAAVPAYASGGYYLEGKTPEHLGEELAGYVAQGFRAVKMKVGRLDPHSEEARIKAAREAIGDDVLLMLDANNAWSDVPTALEYMRRYEPFNPYWIEEPFGPDDIDSHAQLSRRTPVTVATGEIEAGRWRHQALLDKRAAAILQSDAAVCGGISEWRRIAASAAAVGVTMCPHWFHDLHVHLVASTSNARYVEFFPDDQVLNFRRLVDTQLSFADGKLTVPTRPGLGFDFDEAALNEYALDEWA